The stretch of DNA CGGGCTCGACATCGTCGTCTCCAACGCCGGCATCGCGCACTCGGCGCCGGTGGATCGCATGGAGCTCGGCGACTGGGAGCGCTCCTTTGCGGTGAACGCCACGGGCCACTTCCTCGTGGCGCGCGAGGGGATGCGGCTCCTCGAGGCGCAGGGGCTCGGGGGCACCTTCGTCTTCGTCGCCACGAAGAACGTGATGTCGCCCGGCAAGGACTTCGCCGCCTACTCGGCGGCCAAGGCGGCGGAGGCCCAGCTCGCCAAGGTGCTGGCCCTCGAGGGTGGCCCGCACGGCATCCGCTCGAACATCGTGAACCCCGACGCCGTGTTCCGGGAGTCGAGGCTCTGGTCCGCCGAGGTCCGCCGCGAGCGGGCGCGCGCCCAGGGCATCGCCGTGGACGAGCTGGAGGAGTTCTACCGGAAGCGCAACATCCTCGCCCGGCCCATCCTGCCCGAGGACGTGGCCGAGGCGGTGCTCTTCCTCGCCTCCGACCGCTCGGCGAAGACCACTGGCTGCACGCTCACGGTGGATGGCGGCGTCAAGGACGCCTTTCCGAGGTAGCGCGTGCCCCCCATCCGGTTCGGCGTCTCGCTGTCGCCGCAGCCGCCCGAGCGCCAGTTCGCGCTCGCCCGGCGCGCCGAGGCCCTCGGGTTCGACTCCCTGTGGACCGGCGACCACATCTCCTTCCACAGCCCGCTCTACGAGTCGCTCACGCTGCTGGCGGCTTACGCGGGCCTCACGACGCGGATCCGGCTCGGCAGCGCCGTCTACCTCCTGGCGCTGCGCCACCCCACGGTGGTGGCCAAGGTCACCTCCACGCTGGACGTGCTCTCCGCCGGACGCCTGATCTTCGGGGTGGGGGTGGGCGGGGAGAACCCGAAGGAGTTCGAGGCCTGCGGCGTGCCCTACACCGAGCGCGGGGCGCGCGTCACCGAGGGGATCGACGTGATCCGGACGCTCTGGCGCGACACCCCGGCCTCCTTCAAGGGGCGCTTCACCCAGTTCGATGCGGTGAGCATCGATCCCAAGCCGGTGCAGCAGCCGGGCCCGCCCGTCTGGATCGGCGGGCGGTCGGACGCGGCGCTGGCCCGGGCCGGACGCCAGGGCGACGGCTGGATCTCCTACGTGATCCAGGCGCCGCGCTACGCCGAGAGCCTCGGGAAGATCCGCGCCGCCGCCGAGGCGGCCGGGCGCCCGCTCGACGGCTTTGCGCCGGCCCACCTGACCTTCATCACGCTGGGGCGCGACCAGGAGGCGGCGCGTGCCCTCTGGGTGGAGCGGCTCAGCCGGCGCTACGCCCAGGACTTCGGCCCGCTGGCCGAGAAGTACGGCTTCATCGGCAGCCCCGACCGCTGTGCCGAGCGGATCGAGGCCTTCATCCGGGCGGGCTGCCGCTACTTCGTGCTGAACCCCATCTGCCGGCCGGAGGAGCAGGCCGAGATGGTCGAGGCGCTGGCGGCCGACATCGTCCCCCGCTTCACCTGATGGGGTCAGGTCTTGAATTCCGACAGTATGGGAAGAGTTGCACAAAGTGCAGGATTTCAAGACCTGACCCCGGGGGGAGGGTAGCCCGTGGCACAGAGGGCGCGACAGTGCCGGGCCGAGGTGCTGGCGGTTCGCTCGCTCACTCGCGACGTGATCGAGGTGGACCTTCGCATGGTCGAGCCCGACGCGCTCGACTTCCAGGCCGGCCAGTGGGTCTCCGTCCCCTTCGGTCCGAAGACCGTCCGAGCCTACAGTATGGCCTCGTCGCCGACACGGCGGCGGGTGATCACCCTCTCGGTGGACGTCGCGCCCGCCGGCCTGGGGTCGGAGTGGGTGCGCTCGCTCAAGCCGGGCGACCCCGTCCAGTTCAAGGGGCCCACCGGCGGCTTCGTGTTCACCCGCGCCGACCCGCGGCGCGCGCTGTTCGTCGCGGAGGAGATCGGCATCGTGCCCATCCGCTCCATCCTCAGCGAGCTCTACGAAACCGGCTACGGGCGGCCCAGCGCCCTCATCTTCTGGGCGCGCGATCCCTCGTGGCTGATCTACGACGCGGAGTTCCGCTCACTGGCCCGGCGGTACCCGTCTTTCTCCCACTTCCCCGCCGTGCGCGAGGCGCCGCCGGGCTGGCGCGGCGAGAAGGGCGAGGCCCATGAGGTGGTGGACCGGCTCGTCCACAGCGTGGACCGCTTGCTCGTCTACGTCTGCGGCGGGGAGGCGACCATCAAGCAGGTGCGCGAGGCACTGGTGCGGAAGGGGATGGACCGCAAGAGCATCCGCTGGGAGAGGTTCTGGTAGGGCGGAGGATCTCCCATGGCCGACCTGACCGGCGGACATCTGGTAGCGCGCACGCTCAAGGAGGCGGGCGTCGGGCACATCTTCACCCTCTGCGGTGGCCACATCCTGCCCATCTACGACGGCTGCGTGACGGAAGGGCTCCGGGTCGTGGACATGCGCCACGAGCAGGCGGCAGCGCATGCGGCGGATGCCTATGCGCGGCTCACGCGGAACATCGGCGTGGCGGTGGTGACGGCGGGGCCCGGCGTCACCGACGCCGTCACGGGCGTGGCCAATGCGTACTCGGCGCGGAGCCCGCTGCTACTCATCGGCGGCGCCGCCCCGCTGGGGCTTCGCGGGCTCGGCGCGCTGCAGGAAACCGAGCAGGTGGCGCTGCTCCGGCCGATCACGAAGGGCGCGTGGACCGTGCCCGAGACGCGGCAGATCCCGGAGGTGCTCACCACGGCCATCCGCAGCGCGCTCACCGGGCGGCCGGGGCCCGTCTTCGTCGAGATCCCGGTGGATCTCCTCATGACCATGATCGAGGATCGGCTGGCGCCGATCCCCACGGCGTACGTCCACCGCGAGCGCCAGGCGGCCGATCCCGACTCGATCCAGCGCTTGGTGGATCTCCTGGCCCGTGCCGAGCGTCCCGTGGTGATCGCGGGCAGCGGCGTCTACTGGGATGGCGCGGCCAAGGACCTCGCAGCCTTCGCCGAGCGCGCGGGCGTGCCGGTGTTCATGAACGGCGCGGGGCGCGGCTGCCTGCCGAGCGATCATCCGCAGGCCTTCTCCCAGGCGCGGGGGTTCGCCCTCGGCCAGGCCGACCTCGTGCTCGTCCTGGGGACGCCGCTCGATTTCCGCCTGGGCTACGGCCGGCCGCCGAGCTTCGCCGAGGCGGCGCGGGTGGTGATGGTGGACTCGGACCCGGTGGAGCTGGGCCGGAACCGCCCCCTGGCCCTCGGTCTCTGCGGCCACACCGGCCTCATTCTCCGCCAGGCGGCCGACGCCCTGCCGGCCGGACTCTCCGGCCGGGTGGAGCGGTGGCGCGAGGCCGTGAGGCGGAAGGAGACCGACAGCCAGGCAAAGCTCGCCGTGGAGCGGCAGTCGGACGGCGTCCCCATCAGCCACTACCGGATGGCCCACGAGATCGCCGCCGTGGTGGACGCGGGCACGACCGTGGTGGGAGACGGCGGGGACGTGGTGGGCTGCGCCTCGAAGATCGTGGCGCTCCGGCGCCCCGGCCAGTGGCTCGACCCGGGCCCCTTCGGCTGCCTCGGCGTCGGGCCGTCCTTCGCCATCGCCGCCAAGCTCTTGCGCCCCGACCAGCGGGTGCTCCTGATCGCGGGGGACGGCGCCTTCGGGCTCAACGGCATGGAGATGGAGACGGCCGTGCGCTTCGGCCTGCCCATCACCGTGATCGTCGGTAACGACGGCGGCTGGGGGCAGATCCGCAACCCCCAGCTCTCCTTCTTCGGCGAGGAGCGGGCCGTGGCCACCTCGCTGCCCTTCACGCGCTACGACCTGATGGTGGAGGCCCTCGGAGGCCGGGGCGCGCACCTCACCGATCCGAAGGCGGTGCGTCCGGCCCTGGAGCGCGCGCTGGCGTCGGACGAGGTCTGGTGCCTCAACGTGGTCCTGGACCCGGGGGCCTATCGCCGGACGGGCCAGGTCTCCATGGCCATTTGAAGATCGCCTTCCTGACGCCGCATCTCCGCATCGCCGGCGGTGTGCGGGCGATCCTGACCTACGCGGACCGTCTGGCCGGGCGCGGGCACGAGGTGTCGGTGCTCGTGCCGGCCGGGAGC from Candidatus Rokuibacteriota bacterium encodes:
- a CDS encoding LLM class flavin-dependent oxidoreductase, yielding MPPIRFGVSLSPQPPERQFALARRAEALGFDSLWTGDHISFHSPLYESLTLLAAYAGLTTRIRLGSAVYLLALRHPTVVAKVTSTLDVLSAGRLIFGVGVGGENPKEFEACGVPYTERGARVTEGIDVIRTLWRDTPASFKGRFTQFDAVSIDPKPVQQPGPPVWIGGRSDAALARAGRQGDGWISYVIQAPRYAESLGKIRAAAEAAGRPLDGFAPAHLTFITLGRDQEAARALWVERLSRRYAQDFGPLAEKYGFIGSPDRCAERIEAFIRAGCRYFVLNPICRPEEQAEMVEALAADIVPRFT
- a CDS encoding acetolactate synthase, whose translation is MADLTGGHLVARTLKEAGVGHIFTLCGGHILPIYDGCVTEGLRVVDMRHEQAAAHAADAYARLTRNIGVAVVTAGPGVTDAVTGVANAYSARSPLLLIGGAAPLGLRGLGALQETEQVALLRPITKGAWTVPETRQIPEVLTTAIRSALTGRPGPVFVEIPVDLLMTMIEDRLAPIPTAYVHRERQAADPDSIQRLVDLLARAERPVVIAGSGVYWDGAAKDLAAFAERAGVPVFMNGAGRGCLPSDHPQAFSQARGFALGQADLVLVLGTPLDFRLGYGRPPSFAEAARVVMVDSDPVELGRNRPLALGLCGHTGLILRQAADALPAGLSGRVERWREAVRRKETDSQAKLAVERQSDGVPISHYRMAHEIAAVVDAGTTVVGDGGDVVGCASKIVALRRPGQWLDPGPFGCLGVGPSFAIAAKLLRPDQRVLLIAGDGAFGLNGMEMETAVRFGLPITVIVGNDGGWGQIRNPQLSFFGEERAVATSLPFTRYDLMVEALGGRGAHLTDPKAVRPALERALASDEVWCLNVVLDPGAYRRTGQVSMAI